A single Oncorhynchus nerka isolate Pitt River linkage group LG10, Oner_Uvic_2.0, whole genome shotgun sequence DNA region contains:
- the LOC115135813 gene encoding zinc finger protein 711-like codes for MDHGGGVLNFQMQDSKMPHTMIMQDFGMAHIDGDHIVVSVPEAVLVSDVTDEEGIMFEHDLGSEVVEGPDICCSDDPDGIIMTESVLGAEVAIEDVLDSDHHHHVLTTDLIEESDRVPDQVFEIVTEEVMVSNCNSETYVEEQEEIEDSAVTIQEPDDDAGESVSEDYLMISLDDVGEKLDMEDTPLKMGSEVMEDGSKEGDYDSECIKVYIFKAEADDDIGGTEIVAESDFHNGHAVLETGGIGKLSREKMVYMAVKDPSQEDSEINCTEMADEVYMEVIVGEEDAPAIQDSLDDSSHNKTFGTVAWAAAYGNSLDSRLENKTNTGTHYLKISDSLSTSRALKQKIKKKKKGETRQCQTAVIIGPDGQPLTVYPCHICGKKFRSRGFLKIHMKNHPDHIFKKKYQCTDCDFTTNKKVNFHNHLEGHKLIVKSDRVPEFTEVTRRYCVESPLSSNKLILRDQEPKLHHCKYCDYETAEQGLLNRHLLAVHSKSFAHVCVECAKGFRHPSELKKHMRTHTGEKPYHCQHCEFCCADQSNLKTHIKSKHGAELPFKCGHCPQAFSDERELQKHMEIFQGHKTHQCPHCEHKSTNSSDLKRHIISVHTKDFPHKCDVCEKGFHRPSELKKHTETHKGARLHQCRHCDFKTPDPFILSRHILSVHTKDLPFKCKRCRRGFRHQLELKKHMKTHSGRKVYQCQYCEYSSSDASGFKRHVISIHTKDYPHRCDYCTKGFRRPSEKSQHIARHHKDVLM; via the exons ATGGACCACGGTGGAGGGGTCTTGAACTTTCAGATGCAAGACTCAAAGATGCCACACACAATGATAATGCAGGATTTTG GTATGGCCCACATTGACGGTGATCACATTGTGGTTTCTGTGCCAGAGGCGGTGCTGGTGTCAGATGTGACTGACGAGGAGGGAATCATGTTTGAGCATGACCTGGggtcagaggttgtagaggggcCAGACATCTGCTGCAGCGATGATCCTGACGGCATAATCATGACTGAGTCGGTCCTGGGGGCCGAGGTCGCCATTGAGGACGTGCTGGATtctgaccaccatcaccatgtGCTGACAACAGATCTCATAGAGGAATCTGATAGGGTTCCTGACCAGGTGTTTGAAATTGTCACGGAGGAGGTCATGGTCTCCAACTGCAACTCAGAGACGTAtgtggaggagcaggaggagattGAAGACTCTGCAGTCACCATCCAGGAGCCGGACGACGATGCTGGAGAGAGCGTCTCCGAGGACTACCTGATGATCTCCT TGGACGATGTTGGGGAGAAGTTGGACATGGAGGACACGCCCCTGAAGATGGGTTCTGAGGTGATGGAGGATGGCTCCAAAGAGGGTGACTATGACTCTGAGTGCATCAAAGTCTACATCTTCAAGGCAGAGGCTGATGATGATATAG GTGGCACAGAGATTGTAGCTGAGAGCGACTTCCACAACGGTCACGCAGTGCTGGAGACTGGGGGCATTGGCAAGCTGTCTCGAGAGAAGATGGTCTACATGGCAGTGAAAGACCCATCGCAGGAGGATTCAGAGATCA ACTGCACTGAGATGGCAGATGAGGTGTACATGGAGGTGATAGTGGGAGAGGAGGAtgcccctgccatccaggactcaCTGGATGACTCCAGCCACAATAAGACCTTCGGCACTGTAGCCTGGGCTGCAGCTTATG GTAACAGTCTGGACTCCAGGCTGGAGAACAAGACCAACACAGGGACACATTACCTGAAGATCAGCGACAGCCTGAGTACAAGTAGAGCTCTCAAACAGAAGATCAAGAAAAAGAAAAAGGGAGAAACACGTCAGTGTCAGACAG CTGTGATCATTGGTCCAGAtggccagcctctgactgtgtaTCCCTGCCACATCTGCGGGAAGAAGTTCAGATCGCGAGGCTTCCTGAAGATCCACATGAAGAACCACCCCGACCACATCTTCAAGAAGAAGTACCAGTGCACAGACTGCGATTTCACCACCAACAAGAAGGTCAACTTCCACAACCACCTGGAGGGCCACAAGCTCATAGTGAAGAGTGACCGGGTCCCAGAGTTCACTGAGGTCACGAGGCGTTACTGTGTGGAGAGCCCACTCAGCTCCAATAAGCTCATCCTACGTGACCAGGAGCCCAAGCTGCACCACTGTAAGTACTGTGACTATGAGACAGCCGAGCAGGGCCTTCTCAACCGCCACTTGCTGGCTGTCCACAGCAAGAGCTTTGCccatgtgtgtgtggagtgtgcaAAAGGTTTCCGCCACCCCTCTGAGCTCAAAAAGCACATGAGGACCCACACGGGTGAGAAGCCCTACCACTGCCAGCACTGTGAGTTCTGCTGTGCCGACCAGTCTAACCTGAAGACCCATATAAAGAGCAAGCACGGAGCGGAGCTGCCCTTCAAGTGTGGCCACTGTCCCCAGGCCTTCTCTGACGAGCGGGAGCTGCAGAAGCACATGGAGATATTCCAGGGCCACAAGACGCACCAATGTCCGCACTGCGAGCATAAGAGCACCAACTCCAGCGACCTGAAGCGCCACATCATCTCCGTGCACACCAAGGACTTCCCTCACAAGTGTGACGTGTGTGAGAAGGGCTTCCACCGGCCCTCGGAGCTGAAAAAACACACAGAGACTCACAAAGGTGCCAGGCTGCACCAATGCCGCCACTGTGACTTTAAGACCCCAGACCCCTTCATACTCAGTCGCCACATCCTGTCCGTCCACACCAAAGACTTGCCCTTCAAGTGCAAGCGCTGTCGACGGGGCTTCAGGCATCAGCTGGAACTGAAGAAGCACATGAAGACCCACAGTGGACGGAAAGTGTACCAGTGCCAGTACTGTGAGTACAGCTCCTCGGACGCTTCAGGTTTCAAACGGCACGTCATATCCATCCACACCAAGGACTATCCCCACCGCTGTGACTACTGCACTAAAGGCTTCCGTAGGCCCTCTGAAAAGAGCCAGCACATTGCGCGGCATCACAAGGATGTTTTAATGTAA